The Bacteroidota bacterium genome has a window encoding:
- a CDS encoding methylmalonyl-CoA mutase family protein, giving the protein MKKPTVYVPQNKIRIVTAASLFDGHDAAINIMRRIIQSSGAEVIHLGHDRSVQEVVDCAIQEDVQAIAMTSYQGGHIEYFKYMYDLLKEKGCGHIKIFGGGGGVILPEEISELHAYGITRIYSPDDGRSMGLQGMINDLLKQCDFPTGINLNGEVKRLGEREPRVVAKLISCAENNPDEFSKVHRDLDKLVGSKKVPVLGITGTGGAGKSSLVDELVRRFLIDFSDKTIAIVSVDPSKRKTGGALLGDRIRMNSIHHPRVYMRSLATRQSNLALSKYVKDAVDILKAAQYDLIILETSGIGQSDTEILDHSDVSLYVMTPEYGAASQLEKIDMLDFADVIALNKFDKRGALDALRDVKKQYQRNHQLWDQDPEAMPVFGTIASQFNDPGMNRLYRKLIDKLNEKLEAGFESKFEITGEMSEKIYIIPPARTRYLSEISESIRNYNQWVKDQADIAQRLFAIRKSLETLDASDLAEKAPVKLALDKLYEQTELKLDGQNKKALQEWPRKVQQFRDEVYTYKVRDKEVKVKTFTESLSRTHIPKIATPKFEAWGEVLRWSLQENFPGEFPFTAGVYPFKRTEEDPTRMFAGEGGPERTNRRFHYVSKGMPAKRLSTAFDSVTLYGHDPDYRPDIYGKIGNSGVSICCLDDAKKLYSGFNLADPKTSVSMTINGPAAILTGFFMNAAIDQQCELYIRQHGLEQEVEAKIRAIYAAAGTARPAYQGPLPEGNDGLGLMLLGVTGDQVLPKEVYDKIKAHTVQVVRGTVQADILKEDQAQNTCIFSTEFSLRLMGDVQQYFIEKKVRNFYSVSISGYHIAEAGANPITQLAFTLANGFTYVEYYRSRGMDINAFAPNLSFFFSNGIDPEYAVIGRVARRIWAKAMKQKYGADERSQLLKYHIQTSGRSLHAQEIDFNDIRTTLQALYAIYDNCNSLHTNAYDEAITTPTEESVRRAMAIQLIINKELGLAKNENPMQGSFIIEELTDLVEEAVMAEFDRITERGGVLGAMETMYQRGKIQEESLYYETLKHTGEFPIIGVNTFLSSKGSPTVIPAEVIRATTEEKEYQISMLKDLHARNEKKAGDQLKSLQLAAVQNKNMFSELMEAVKYCSLGQITKSLFAVGGQYRRNM; this is encoded by the coding sequence ATGAAAAAGCCGACCGTTTACGTTCCCCAGAATAAGATCCGGATTGTTACCGCTGCCTCGCTTTTTGACGGGCACGATGCCGCTATCAACATCATGCGCCGGATCATTCAAAGCAGTGGCGCGGAAGTGATTCACCTGGGTCACGATCGTTCGGTTCAGGAAGTGGTCGATTGCGCGATCCAGGAGGACGTGCAGGCGATCGCCATGACCAGCTATCAGGGCGGACATATTGAGTACTTCAAGTACATGTATGACCTGTTGAAGGAAAAGGGCTGCGGACACATCAAGATTTTCGGTGGGGGCGGCGGTGTCATTCTTCCGGAAGAGATCAGTGAACTGCATGCATACGGCATCACCCGGATCTATTCACCGGACGACGGTCGCTCGATGGGCTTGCAGGGCATGATCAACGACCTGCTGAAGCAGTGTGATTTCCCCACTGGCATTAACCTGAATGGAGAAGTGAAGCGCTTGGGAGAACGTGAGCCGCGCGTGGTGGCGAAACTGATCTCTTGTGCCGAGAATAATCCGGACGAGTTTAGCAAGGTACATCGGGATCTCGATAAACTCGTCGGCTCGAAGAAGGTGCCGGTACTGGGCATTACCGGAACGGGAGGCGCGGGGAAATCATCGCTTGTCGACGAGTTGGTCCGACGATTTCTCATCGACTTTTCGGATAAAACCATCGCCATCGTTTCGGTGGACCCTTCCAAGCGCAAGACCGGCGGTGCCCTGCTGGGCGATCGTATCCGGATGAATTCCATTCATCACCCGCGCGTGTACATGCGTTCACTGGCCACCCGCCAGTCGAATCTGGCCTTGTCGAAATACGTCAAGGACGCAGTCGACATCCTGAAGGCGGCCCAATACGATCTCATTATCCTGGAGACATCCGGTATCGGACAAAGCGATACCGAGATCCTGGATCATTCGGATGTTTCCTTGTACGTGATGACACCGGAGTATGGCGCCGCATCGCAGTTGGAAAAGATCGATATGCTCGACTTCGCCGACGTGATCGCGTTGAACAAGTTCGACAAGCGCGGCGCGCTCGACGCGTTGCGCGACGTCAAGAAGCAATATCAGCGGAACCATCAGTTGTGGGACCAGGATCCGGAAGCGATGCCGGTTTTCGGGACGATCGCTTCGCAGTTCAACGATCCGGGAATGAACCGGCTTTACCGCAAACTGATCGACAAGTTGAACGAAAAACTGGAAGCGGGATTCGAGAGCAAGTTCGAGATCACCGGAGAGATGTCGGAGAAGATCTACATCATTCCTCCGGCACGAACCCGTTACCTGAGCGAGATCAGCGAATCGATCCGCAACTACAATCAATGGGTGAAAGACCAGGCGGACATCGCGCAGCGGCTGTTTGCCATCCGGAAATCACTGGAAACCCTGGATGCTTCGGATCTCGCGGAGAAGGCTCCCGTTAAATTGGCGCTTGACAAACTGTACGAGCAGACCGAGTTGAAGCTCGACGGACAGAACAAGAAGGCACTGCAGGAATGGCCCCGGAAGGTCCAGCAGTTCCGGGATGAAGTCTATACCTACAAAGTCCGCGACAAGGAAGTCAAGGTGAAGACCTTTACCGAATCCCTGTCGAGGACACACATTCCCAAGATCGCCACGCCGAAATTTGAAGCCTGGGGTGAAGTATTGCGTTGGAGCCTGCAGGAGAATTTTCCGGGCGAGTTTCCTTTTACCGCGGGGGTGTACCCCTTCAAGCGGACGGAAGAAGATCCCACGCGCATGTTCGCCGGCGAAGGCGGACCTGAGCGTACCAACCGTCGTTTCCATTATGTGAGCAAGGGAATGCCTGCCAAGCGGTTGTCGACAGCATTCGACTCGGTGACTCTTTACGGTCACGATCCTGATTATCGCCCGGATATTTACGGTAAGATCGGTAACAGCGGCGTGTCCATCTGTTGCCTGGATGATGCGAAGAAGCTGTACAGCGGATTCAATCTTGCCGATCCGAAGACATCGGTATCGATGACCATCAACGGTCCTGCTGCGATCCTCACCGGCTTTTTCATGAACGCCGCGATCGATCAGCAGTGCGAACTGTACATCCGGCAGCACGGACTTGAGCAGGAAGTGGAGGCGAAGATCCGGGCGATCTACGCGGCAGCCGGCACGGCTCGACCGGCTTACCAGGGGCCGTTGCCCGAAGGTAACGACGGTCTGGGCCTGATGTTGCTGGGCGTGACGGGTGACCAGGTCTTGCCGAAGGAAGTGTACGATAAGATCAAGGCCCACACCGTGCAAGTCGTGCGCGGTACGGTGCAGGCGGATATTCTCAAAGAAGACCAGGCGCAGAATACCTGTATTTTCTCGACAGAATTTTCGCTTCGCCTCATGGGCGACGTGCAACAGTATTTTATCGAGAAAAAAGTGCGGAATTTTTATTCCGTTTCCATATCCGGCTACCACATTGCCGAAGCGGGCGCCAATCCGATCACCCAACTGGCCTTTACGCTCGCGAATGGATTCACCTATGTGGAGTATTACCGTTCGCGCGGGATGGACATCAACGCGTTCGCGCCGAACCTGAGTTTCTTTTTCAGCAACGGGATCGATCCGGAATACGCGGTGATCGGTCGGGTTGCACGCAGGATTTGGGCGAAGGCGATGAAGCAGAAGTACGGAGCCGACGAGCGATCGCAGTTGCTCAAGTATCACATTCAGACTTCCGGCCGCTCTCTGCATGCGCAGGAGATCGACTTCAACGACATCCGGACCACGCTGCAGGCCTTGTATGCCATCTATGACAACTGCAACAGCCTTCACACCAACGCCTACGACGAAGCCATCACGACGCCTACGGAGGAAAGCGTTCGTCGGGCCATGGCGATCCAGCTGATCATCAATAAAGAACTGGGCCTTGCCAAGAATGAGAACCCGATGCAGGGTTCGTTCATCATCGAAGAGTTGACGGATCTCGTCGAGGAGGCGGTGATGGCCGAGTTCGATCGCATCACGGAACGTGGCGGCGTCTTGGGCGCTATGGAGACCATGTACCAGCGCGGCAAGATCCAGGAGGAGAGTCTTTACTATGAGACCCTGAAGCATACCGGCGAGTTCCCGATCATCGGCGTGAACACCTTCCTGTCCTCGAAAGGATCGCCGACCGTCATACCGGCTGAAGTGATCCGGGCAACGACGGAAGAGAAGGAGTACCAGATCAGCATGTTGAAAGACCTCCACGCGCGAAATGAAAAGAAGGCGGGCGATCAACTGAAGAGCCTGCAACTGGCGGCCGTTCAGAACAAGAACATGTTCTCCGAGCTGATGGAAGCAGTGAAGTATTGTTCCCTGGGACAGATCACCAAATCCCTTTTCGCCGTCGGCGGTCAGTACCGGCGCAACATGTGA
- a CDS encoding aminopeptidase yields the protein MMNIRTTIGRIIELMVVLLFLLAIWYHQLLGYGWMQLRGQLSIVWNARSVDEVLADPTTPDSVKAQLTYIHAVRRFAIDSLGLRDTRNYTTYYDQHGQPLLWVLTASEVFRIRPYQWKFPVVGTVSYKGFFRKEVGEREARLLEESGFDIDYGEVGAWSTLGWFRDPILSGMLRRGQGRLAELIIHEMTHATLYVPGEVDFNENLASFIGEEGAKRFLNAHFGAEAPETIRYLDFLHDYNALARHLVRGTEWLDSVYQTREFYKWGIAEKQLLKRDMIDSVLSALDTVTVHDTLRAKRRFSGTRPNNAYFLNYIRYDAMKDSLDRVFRMQFGSDFAAFLDFQRERYAVQ from the coding sequence ATGATGAATATTCGAACGACCATCGGCAGGATCATCGAGCTGATGGTCGTTTTACTTTTTTTGCTGGCTATCTGGTATCACCAACTGTTGGGCTACGGATGGATGCAGTTGCGCGGTCAGTTGTCCATCGTGTGGAATGCGCGTAGCGTTGATGAAGTGTTGGCAGATCCGACAACACCTGACAGCGTCAAAGCTCAGTTGACTTATATCCATGCAGTCAGACGCTTTGCCATCGACTCGCTGGGATTGCGCGATACCAGGAACTATACCACCTACTACGACCAGCACGGTCAGCCGTTGTTGTGGGTCCTGACGGCCAGTGAAGTCTTTCGTATCCGGCCTTACCAATGGAAATTCCCGGTAGTGGGTACGGTGTCCTATAAAGGGTTCTTTCGAAAGGAAGTCGGCGAGCGTGAAGCGCGGCTGTTGGAGGAGAGCGGGTTCGACATCGACTACGGCGAAGTGGGAGCATGGAGCACGTTGGGGTGGTTCAGGGATCCGATCCTCTCCGGAATGCTGAGGCGTGGACAAGGAAGATTGGCGGAGCTGATCATTCATGAAATGACGCATGCCACCCTGTATGTTCCGGGCGAGGTCGATTTCAATGAGAACCTGGCGAGTTTCATTGGCGAAGAAGGGGCGAAGCGATTTCTAAACGCCCACTTCGGCGCGGAGGCGCCAGAGACCATTCGGTATCTTGATTTCCTGCATGATTACAATGCACTGGCCCGTCACCTGGTGCGTGGTACCGAATGGCTGGATTCAGTTTATCAGACCCGAGAATTTTACAAATGGGGAATCGCGGAAAAGCAGTTGTTGAAACGCGACATGATCGATTCGGTGCTGAGTGCATTGGATACCGTGACCGTTCATGATACGCTCCGGGCTAAACGGCGGTTTTCCGGTACTCGTCCGAACAATGCCTACTTTTTAAATTATATCCGGTATGATGCGATGAAAGATTCGCTGGATCGCGTATTTCGGATGCAATTCGGGAGTGATTTTGCTGCCTTTCTGGATTTTCAACGGGAACGATACGCCGTTCAATGA
- a CDS encoding valine--tRNA ligase, protein MEISKTYAPSQVEDKWYRYWMDKGFFRSIPDEREPYTIVIPPPNVTGVLHMGHMLNNTIQDVLIRRARMLGFNACWVPGTDHASIATEAKVVAMLREKGIKKSDLSRDEFLKHAWEWKEKYGGIILEQLKKLGASCDWDRTRFTMEDDLSDAVISVFIDLYNKGHIYRGVRMVNWDPQGKTALSDEEVIHKEVNSRLYHVRYPVIDAALAEELKSSNSAWTIADDGWQVTVNGRTHNGDGFITIATVRPETILGDTGVCVHPDDPRYTHLRGMFAVIPMVNRPVPFIFDDYIDMEFGTGALKVTPAHDINDYNLGVKYGLEVIDTINDDGTMSAAARFYVGEDRFVVRKKIAKDLEASGHLVKAEDYRNKVGYSERTDAVIEPKLSMQWFLRMEQVSKPALDNVLNGNIQLIPEKFINTYRHWMENVRDWCISRQLWWGQRIPAWYSPDGTDFVVCKTETEAIRLFETKGKKFGTGQLRQDEDVLDTWFSSWLWPISVFDGFKDPDNKDIQYYYPTNDLVTAPEILFFWVARMIIAGYEYRGEKPFTNVYLTGIVRDKLGRKMSKSLGNSPDPLNLIANYGADGVRVGMLLSSPAGNDLLFDESLCEQGRNFANKVWNAFRLVQGWQVDGSLKQPAESAAAVAWFKERFLEQLQLLNDHYAKYRMSDALMCTYKLIWDDFCAWYLEIVKPAMGTGMDVQTHQATVGFFEELLKVLHPWMPFITEELYHHLGERSGSDCIIVSAWPKSGTFDTDLLGAFASAQETITQVRNLRKTRNIPFKDPLRLLRRSEQTIDSRFDAVIIKMANLESLESTDDKVAGALSFLVGKIECFLPVSGGIDVEAEKQRLLKELDYNKGFLKSVQAKLANQRFVENAKPEVVEVERRKQSDAEAKIRAIEEQLAALG, encoded by the coding sequence ATGGAAATTTCAAAGACATACGCGCCTTCCCAGGTAGAAGATAAGTGGTACCGTTACTGGATGGATAAGGGCTTCTTCCGGAGTATTCCGGATGAGCGTGAACCTTATACGATCGTGATCCCCCCGCCCAACGTAACGGGCGTTTTGCACATGGGGCATATGTTGAACAACACGATCCAGGACGTGCTGATCCGGCGCGCCCGCATGTTGGGCTTCAATGCATGTTGGGTGCCGGGAACGGACCATGCTTCGATTGCGACGGAAGCGAAAGTCGTGGCGATGTTGCGCGAAAAGGGAATCAAGAAGAGCGACCTGAGCCGTGATGAGTTCCTGAAGCATGCCTGGGAATGGAAAGAGAAGTACGGTGGCATCATCCTCGAACAGTTGAAGAAGCTGGGCGCTTCCTGCGACTGGGACCGCACGCGTTTTACCATGGAGGACGACCTGAGTGACGCGGTCATCTCCGTTTTCATCGACCTCTACAACAAAGGGCATATCTATCGCGGTGTCCGAATGGTCAATTGGGACCCGCAGGGAAAAACAGCACTCAGCGACGAGGAGGTCATTCACAAAGAAGTGAATTCGCGTTTGTATCATGTCCGGTATCCGGTCATCGATGCGGCGCTCGCGGAGGAACTCAAATCGTCAAATTCAGCATGGACCATTGCCGACGACGGTTGGCAGGTAACGGTCAATGGACGTACGCACAATGGCGATGGATTCATTACCATCGCGACCGTCCGCCCGGAGACGATCCTGGGCGATACGGGCGTATGCGTCCACCCCGATGACCCGCGCTATACCCACTTGCGTGGTATGTTCGCGGTCATTCCGATGGTGAACCGCCCGGTTCCTTTCATCTTCGATGATTACATCGACATGGAGTTCGGTACGGGGGCGCTGAAGGTGACGCCTGCTCACGATATCAACGACTACAACCTGGGTGTGAAGTATGGGCTCGAAGTGATCGATACCATCAACGACGACGGTACCATGAGTGCCGCGGCTCGCTTTTATGTCGGGGAAGACCGGTTTGTGGTTCGCAAAAAGATCGCCAAAGATCTCGAAGCATCCGGTCATCTTGTCAAGGCGGAAGATTACAGGAATAAGGTCGGCTACAGCGAGCGGACTGACGCCGTCATCGAGCCGAAATTATCGATGCAGTGGTTCCTCCGGATGGAGCAGGTCTCGAAGCCGGCCCTGGACAATGTGCTTAACGGCAACATCCAGCTCATCCCGGAAAAGTTCATCAATACCTACCGGCATTGGATGGAGAATGTCCGCGACTGGTGTATTTCGCGCCAGTTGTGGTGGGGACAACGTATTCCGGCCTGGTACTCTCCTGACGGAACCGATTTCGTCGTCTGTAAGACGGAAACCGAAGCGATCAGGTTGTTTGAAACGAAGGGGAAGAAATTCGGGACGGGGCAACTCAGGCAGGATGAAGACGTCTTGGACACCTGGTTCTCCAGTTGGCTGTGGCCGATCAGTGTATTCGACGGCTTCAAAGATCCCGACAACAAAGACATTCAATACTATTACCCCACCAACGACCTGGTGACTGCCCCGGAGATCCTGTTCTTCTGGGTAGCGCGGATGATCATTGCCGGTTATGAGTACCGGGGCGAGAAACCTTTTACGAATGTTTACCTGACCGGCATTGTGCGTGACAAGCTGGGACGGAAAATGTCGAAGTCGTTGGGTAATTCTCCTGACCCGCTCAATCTGATCGCCAACTACGGCGCCGACGGAGTTCGTGTCGGAATGTTGCTTTCTTCGCCAGCCGGTAACGATCTACTGTTCGACGAGTCCTTGTGTGAGCAGGGGCGCAATTTTGCGAACAAGGTTTGGAACGCTTTCCGGTTGGTGCAGGGCTGGCAGGTGGATGGCAGCCTGAAGCAACCAGCGGAGTCCGCTGCTGCTGTTGCCTGGTTCAAGGAGCGATTCCTGGAACAATTGCAGTTGTTGAACGACCATTATGCGAAGTACCGCATGAGTGACGCGCTCATGTGTACCTATAAACTGATCTGGGACGACTTCTGTGCCTGGTACCTGGAGATTGTGAAACCCGCCATGGGAACCGGAATGGATGTTCAGACTCACCAAGCGACGGTCGGATTCTTCGAGGAGTTGCTCAAGGTGTTGCACCCGTGGATGCCTTTCATTACCGAAGAACTGTATCATCATTTGGGAGAACGTTCGGGTAGCGATTGCATCATTGTGAGCGCATGGCCCAAATCAGGAACGTTTGATACGGACCTGTTGGGTGCATTCGCCAGCGCGCAGGAAACCATTACCCAGGTCCGCAATCTTCGGAAGACCCGGAACATCCCGTTCAAGGATCCACTGCGTTTGCTTCGCCGGTCTGAGCAAACCATCGACAGCCGCTTTGATGCGGTGATCATCAAGATGGCCAACTTGGAATCGCTGGAGTCGACGGACGATAAAGTTGCCGGCGCCTTGAGCTTCCTGGTTGGAAAGATCGAATGTTTCCTGCCTGTTTCCGGTGGCATTGATGTAGAAGCTGAAAAGCAGCGATTGCTGAAAGAATTGGATTACAACAAAGGCTTCCTGAAATCGGTTCAGGCGAAACTGGCCAATCAGCGCTTCGTCGAGAATGCCAAGCCGGAAGTGGTCGAGGTGGAGCGACGGAAGCAAAGTGACGCGGAAGCCAAGATCCGCGCCATTGAGGAGCAACTGGCCGCTTTGGGTTAA
- a CDS encoding isoprenylcysteine carboxylmethyltransferase family protein translates to MKAGNSHMRTTGWVLVVLQFALLLAMIIHAPYLPSGVWRYVFGLGVLLGLWAVIVIPPQSLRIHPEPATDAKLVRRGPYRVIRHPMYAALLLVGISWASDHPSFSRWMLYVLLLLVLVTKMKLEERILSNRFAAYQEYQRSSWKLVPFIW, encoded by the coding sequence ATGAAAGCAGGGAATAGCCACATGCGAACGACCGGTTGGGTCTTGGTTGTCTTGCAGTTCGCGCTGCTTCTTGCCATGATTATTCACGCACCCTACCTGCCGTCGGGCGTCTGGCGATACGTGTTCGGGTTGGGTGTACTGCTCGGTCTTTGGGCTGTTATCGTAATCCCTCCGCAATCCCTTCGCATTCATCCCGAGCCCGCGACGGATGCGAAGCTTGTTCGTCGGGGGCCCTATCGAGTGATCCGTCATCCGATGTATGCGGCGCTGTTGTTGGTTGGTATTTCCTGGGCGTCAGACCATCCTTCGTTCTCCCGATGGATGCTTTACGTATTGCTCTTGCTGGTGCTGGTTACGAAAATGAAGTTGGAGGAGCGGATCCTGAGCAACAGGTTTGCTGCATATCAGGAGTATCAACGATCCTCGTGGAAGCTCGTGCCATTTATCTGGTAA